The following is a genomic window from Sphingomonas sinipercae.
AATCTTGGCGCTGGTCAGTTCGGGACGTTCGCTTTCGGAGGCTTCGAGGCCGACGAAGCTGCTGTTCCCGACCGGCGCGGCGGCGTCGACCGTCTCAACCGAAGCGCTGCCGCCTTCACTGGCCGCTTTCTCGAACGCGGTGGTGCGGACCGTCATCACTTTCTTGGCGTCGCTGGAACGGACGGTGGCGATGGCGTTGCCGGCGTAGATCGGGCGGGTGAACGTGCCGTCGTCCTCGACCGACAGGACGTCGCTGATCTGCATGACGTCGATCAAGGCGGCGACGCGCGGGGCGATATTCTTGCCGAAGGTCGAGGCCGGAGCGACGAAGGCGTCGTAGCCGTCCATCAGCCTGGCCGCGAGCGCGCCGACTTCCTCGGCAAGATCATGCTCGAGGTGACCGGCGTCGGCCGCGAGCACCTTCGAGACGCCGGCGATCTTCGCAGCCTGCTCGGCAATCGGCCCGACGTTCGCACCGGCGACCAGCGCGTGGACTTCGCCCAGCTTCGACGCTGCCATTACGGTCGCCAGCGTGGCGTCCTTGACGGTCTTGCCGTCATGCTCGACCAGGACCAGCACGCTCATTTCGCAATCCCCATGCCTTTGAGGCGTTCGACAAGTTCGTCGACCGACCCGACCTTGATCCCGGCCTGGCGCTTGCCCGGCTCGACGACCTTCAAGGTCTCGATGCGCTTCGCAGTATCGACGCCGTAATCCGCCGGCGACTTGGTCGCGAGCGGCTTCGACTTGGCCTTCATGATGTTCGGCAGCGAAGCATAGCGCGGCTCGTTGAGGCGAAGGTCCGTGGTGACCACCGCCGGCAGGTTGAGCTTCACCGTTTCGAGGCCGCCATCGACTTCGCGGGTGACGGTCAGCGCGCCGTCCGACGCTTCGACCTTCGACGCGAAAGTACCCTGCGGCCAGCCGAGCAGCGCGGCGAGCATCTGCCCGGTCTGGTTGCAATCGTCGTCGATCGCCTGTTTGCCGAGCACCACCATCTGCGGCTGCTCTTCGGCGGCAATCTTCGCGAGAATCTTGGCAACCGCGAGCGGCTCGACCTCGTCATCGGTCTGGACCAGGATCGCGCGGTCGGCGCCCATGGCGAGCGCGGTGCGCAAGGTTTCCTGCGCCTTGGCCGGTCCGATCGAAACCGCGACGATCTCGGTCGCGACGCCCTTTTCCTTGAGGCGGATCGCTTCCTCGACCGCGATCTCGTCGAACGGGTTCATGCTCATCTTGACGTTGGCGAGATCGACGCCGGAGCCGTCCATCTTCACCCGCGGCTTCACGTTATAGTCGATCACTCGTTTGACGGCGACGAGTAGCTTCATGCTTTCACTCCATGTGTCCCTGCGAAGGCAGGGACCCAGTACTGGGCTCCTGCCTTCGCAGGAGCACAACCAAAGTTACGCCGCCTGTTTGACCTCCGCGACGATCTTCTTCGCGGCGTCGCCGAGGTCGTCGGCGCTGACGATCGGCAGGCCGGACTTGGCGAGGATGTCCTTGCCTTGCTGCACGTTGGTGCCTTCGAGGCGGACGACCAAGGGCACATTGAGGTTCACCTCGCGCGCGGCGGCGACGATGCCGTCGGCGATGATGTCGCACTTCATGATGCCGCCGAAGATGTTGACGAGGATGCCCTTCACGGCGGGATCGGAAAGGATGATCTTGAAGGCCGCGGTGACCTTTTCCTTATTGGCGCCGCCGCCGACGTCGAGGAAGTTGGCCGGGAAGGCGCCGTTCAGCTTGATGATGTCCATCGTCGCCATGGCGAGGCCGGCGCCGTTGACCATGCAGCCGATGTCGCCGTCGAGCTTGATGTAGGCGAGGTCGTACTTCGACGCCTCGATCTCCATCGGGTCTTCTTCGGTGAGGTCGCGAAGCTCGGCCAGATCCTTGTGGCGGAACATAGCGTTGGAATCGAAGCCGACCTTGGCGTCGAGGACCAAAAGCTCACCCTTGTCGGTGACGGCCAGCGGGTTGATTTCGATCTGCGAGGCGTCGGTGCCGAGGAAGGCATCGTACAGCCTGGCCAGAACCTTGCCCGCCTGCTTGGCGAGGTCGCCGTCAAGGTCGAGCGCAGCGGCGACGGCGCGGCCGTGGTGCGGCATCAGGCCGGTGGCCGGGTCGATGGTGATGGTGTGAATCTTTTCCGGCGTGTCGTGAGCGACCGCCTCGATATCCATGCCGCCCTCGGTCGAGGCGACGACGGCGATCCGGCCGCTGTCGCGATCGACCAGCAAGGCCAGATAGAATTCCTTAGCGATGTCGACGCCGTCGGTGATGTAGAGGCGCTGCACCTGCTTGCCCGCATCGCCGGTCTGAATGGTGACGAGGGTCTTGCCGAGCATTTCCTCGGCGTGGGCGCGCACTTCGTCGATCGACTTGGCGAGCCGCACGCCGCCCTTCGCGTCGGGGCCGAGTTCCTTGAACTTGCCCTTGCCGCGGCCGCCGGCGTGGATTTGCGCCTTCACCACCCAGAGCGGCCCGGGCAGTTTCTGCGCGGCGGCGACAGCCTCCTCGACGGTCATTGCGGGATAGCCGGCGGGGACGGGCACGCCGAACTTCGCGAGCAGCTCTTTGGCTTGATATTCGTGGATGTTCATCGTGCGGGCCTAAAGCAGATTGCCGCTGCGGATGCAAAGCCGCCTTAAGGTCGCTAAAGTCACGCGGTCAGGCGCCTTTTTCGTGACTTTAAGACCCTCCTCCCGCTGCGTCGGCAAGCGATGAAAAACGGCTTGGGTCATAGCGGCCGGAGCCTAGGGGAAAGCGCGCCTGTAGGACAGCCGCAGGTCGACCCGGGCCGCCCGCCACGCAAGATCATCCATGTCGACATGGACGCTTTTTAT
Proteins encoded in this region:
- a CDS encoding electron transfer flavoprotein subunit beta/FixA family protein, which codes for MKLLVAVKRVIDYNVKPRVKMDGSGVDLANVKMSMNPFDEIAVEEAIRLKEKGVATEIVAVSIGPAKAQETLRTALAMGADRAILVQTDDEVEPLAVAKILAKIAAEEQPQMVVLGKQAIDDDCNQTGQMLAALLGWPQGTFASKVEASDGALTVTREVDGGLETVKLNLPAVVTTDLRLNEPRYASLPNIMKAKSKPLATKSPADYGVDTAKRIETLKVVEPGKRQAGIKVGSVDELVERLKGMGIAK
- the sucC gene encoding ADP-forming succinate--CoA ligase subunit beta yields the protein MNIHEYQAKELLAKFGVPVPAGYPAMTVEEAVAAAQKLPGPLWVVKAQIHAGGRGKGKFKELGPDAKGGVRLAKSIDEVRAHAEEMLGKTLVTIQTGDAGKQVQRLYITDGVDIAKEFYLALLVDRDSGRIAVVASTEGGMDIEAVAHDTPEKIHTITIDPATGLMPHHGRAVAAALDLDGDLAKQAGKVLARLYDAFLGTDASQIEINPLAVTDKGELLVLDAKVGFDSNAMFRHKDLAELRDLTEEDPMEIEASKYDLAYIKLDGDIGCMVNGAGLAMATMDIIKLNGAFPANFLDVGGGANKEKVTAAFKIILSDPAVKGILVNIFGGIMKCDIIADGIVAAAREVNLNVPLVVRLEGTNVQQGKDILAKSGLPIVSADDLGDAAKKIVAEVKQAA
- a CDS encoding electron transfer flavoprotein subunit alpha/FixB family protein yields the protein MSVLVLVEHDGKTVKDATLATVMAASKLGEVHALVAGANVGPIAEQAAKIAGVSKVLAADAGHLEHDLAEEVGALAARLMDGYDAFVAPASTFGKNIAPRVAALIDVMQISDVLSVEDDGTFTRPIYAGNAIATVRSSDAKKVMTVRTTAFEKAASEGGSASVETVDAAAPVGNSSFVGLEASESERPELTSAKIIVSGGRALGSSEQFHALIDPLADKLGAAVGASRAAVDAGYAPNDYQIGQTGKIVAPEVYVAIGISGAIQHLAGMKDSKTIIAINKDEDAPIFQVADIGLVGDLFKIVPELTEKL